The following proteins are co-located in the Rippkaea orientalis PCC 8801 genome:
- a CDS encoding HAD-IA family hydrolase: protein MSNLKALIFDVDGTLAQTERDGHRVAFNLAFAEAGLEWYWSESLYGELLAVAGGKERIRFYLQQYHRDFTEDLDHLIPRLHQAKTEHYRQLLSSGKITLRLGVKRLIEEAYQEGIRLAIATTSALPNALALLEKNLDQTWFEVIAAGDIVPAKKPAPDIYHYVLDQMNLAAENCLVFEDSCHGLMAATQAGLKTVVTVNDYTINQDFSRATLVINHLGEPEEPFKIIQGEVSNKHYLDLNLAKELLS from the coding sequence ATGAGTAATCTTAAAGCGTTAATTTTTGACGTGGATGGAACCTTAGCACAAACGGAACGGGATGGTCATCGAGTGGCGTTTAATTTGGCGTTTGCTGAGGCAGGTTTAGAGTGGTATTGGTCAGAGTCTCTTTATGGGGAATTGTTAGCAGTTGCTGGAGGAAAAGAACGGATTCGCTTTTATTTACAACAATATCACCGCGATTTTACTGAAGATTTAGATCATTTAATTCCTCGGCTTCATCAAGCCAAAACAGAACATTATCGTCAATTATTATCCTCTGGAAAAATTACGTTACGGTTAGGAGTTAAGCGGTTAATTGAAGAAGCGTATCAGGAAGGCATTAGATTAGCGATCGCAACTACAAGTGCTTTACCTAATGCCCTAGCTTTATTAGAAAAAAATCTGGATCAAACTTGGTTTGAAGTGATAGCAGCCGGAGATATTGTTCCCGCTAAAAAACCCGCTCCCGATATTTATCATTATGTTTTAGACCAAATGAATTTAGCGGCTGAAAATTGTTTGGTTTTTGAGGATTCTTGTCACGGATTGATGGCAGCAACTCAAGCGGGATTAAAGACTGTTGTTACTGTCAATGATTATACTATTAATCAAGATTTTTCTCGGGCTACTTTAGTGATTAATCATTTAGGAGAACCCGAAGAACCTTTTAAGATAATTCAAGGAGAAGTTAGCAATAAACACTATTTAGACTTAAATTTAGCCAAGGAATTGCTAAGTTAA
- a CDS encoding NAD-dependent epimerase/dehydratase family protein: protein MRILIMGGTRFIGVYLTKVLVEQGHEVVLFNRGNKPVPVEGVQQIKGDRTNISQLKETLSSEQFDAVFDNNGRELSDTQPLVEIFLNKVEHFVYVSSAGVYLKSHQMPHIEGDAVDPNSRHKGKFETESYLEKSGIPWTSIRPTYIYGPQNYNDLEAWFFDRIVRDHPLPIPGNGLHFTQFGHVQDLAKAMASVLGNKQAINQIYNISGERYVTFDGLAYACAIAAGKSPDDIKIVHYDPKQFDFGKKKAFPLRTQHFFADIHKALKDLDWTPEYDLIGGLKDSLENDYLASGRDKIEVDFSVDDQILA, encoded by the coding sequence ATGCGTATTTTAATTATGGGAGGAACCCGCTTTATTGGGGTTTATCTGACTAAAGTTTTAGTTGAACAAGGACACGAAGTGGTTTTATTTAACCGAGGGAATAAACCTGTTCCCGTGGAAGGAGTACAACAAATTAAAGGCGATCGCACTAATATTAGTCAACTAAAAGAGACGTTATCGTCAGAACAATTTGATGCTGTTTTTGATAACAATGGACGGGAATTAAGCGATACTCAACCCTTAGTAGAAATCTTCTTAAATAAGGTTGAACACTTCGTTTATGTGAGTTCTGCGGGGGTTTATTTAAAATCTCATCAAATGCCTCATATTGAAGGAGATGCAGTCGATCCGAATAGTCGTCATAAAGGCAAATTTGAGACAGAAAGTTATTTAGAAAAAAGTGGTATTCCTTGGACTTCTATTCGTCCTACTTATATCTATGGTCCTCAGAATTATAATGATTTAGAAGCGTGGTTTTTTGACCGAATTGTGCGCGATCACCCCCTTCCTATTCCGGGGAATGGGTTACATTTTACCCAATTTGGTCATGTTCAAGACTTAGCAAAAGCTATGGCATCGGTATTAGGAAATAAGCAAGCAATTAACCAAATTTATAACATTTCTGGGGAACGTTATGTGACCTTTGATGGGTTAGCTTATGCTTGTGCGATCGCAGCAGGAAAATCACCGGATGACATCAAAATTGTTCACTACGATCCTAAGCAGTTTGACTTCGGGAAAAAGAAAGCTTTCCCTCTACGAACGCAACATTTTTTTGCTGACATTCACAAAGCATTAAAGGACTTAGACTGGACACCTGAATACGATTTAATTGGGGGGTTAAAAGACTCATTGGAGAATGATTATTTAGCGTCAGGACGGGATAAAATTGAGGTTGATTTTTCGGTTGATGATCAAATCTTAGCTTGA
- a CDS encoding NUDIX hydrolase, translating to MNQEPTAYLEQSAVIPYRFREGQLEILLITSRNSKRWIIPKGIIEPNMNPQDSAAQEALEEAGIKGKVSDIIRGSYTYQKWGSTCRVQIFTLEVDTIYIDWLEASFRKRQWVSLSEAIRLIQEEEVRKILAQLPDYLDQTQ from the coding sequence ATGAATCAAGAACCTACCGCTTACCTAGAACAATCGGCGGTTATTCCCTACCGTTTCCGTGAAGGACAACTGGAGATCTTATTAATTACTTCGCGTAACAGTAAACGCTGGATTATCCCTAAAGGCATTATAGAGCCTAATATGAACCCCCAAGACTCTGCCGCCCAAGAAGCTTTAGAAGAAGCCGGAATTAAGGGGAAGGTTTCAGACATCATAAGGGGATCTTACACCTATCAAAAGTGGGGAAGCACTTGCCGCGTCCAGATTTTTACCCTAGAAGTAGACACTATCTATATTGATTGGTTAGAAGCCTCCTTTAGAAAACGACAATGGGTTAGTCTATCAGAAGCTATTCGGTTAATTCAAGAAGAAGAAGTCAGAAAAATTTTGGCACAATTACCTGATTATCTGGATCAAACTCAATGA
- the hemC gene encoding hydroxymethylbilane synthase — translation MAVSSPTRSIRIGSRKSQLALVQTYWVQKELQRHHPQHQFDVETMSTQGDKILDVALAKIGDKGLFTKELEVAMEQNQVDLAVHSLKDLPTNLPTGLILGCVTERVDPADALVVNKKHLDKQLDTLPEGAVIGTSSLRRLAQLRHHFPHLTFKDVRGNVNTRLKKLDEGEYDAIILAVAGLQRLDMSDRIHQVIPSEISLHAVGQGALGIECREGDEEVLALLKVLEHEPTRDRCYAERAFLRELEGGCQVPIGVNTEIEGDTLTLTGMVASLDGQTLLKDTISGPRESAEQLGRDLANRLREAGAGEVLAAIFAQIERG, via the coding sequence ATGGCCGTCTCTAGTCCGACTCGCTCCATTCGCATCGGTTCCCGCAAAAGTCAATTAGCTTTAGTCCAAACCTATTGGGTACAAAAAGAACTACAACGTCACCATCCCCAACACCAGTTTGACGTGGAAACCATGAGTACCCAAGGGGATAAAATCCTTGATGTTGCCCTGGCCAAAATTGGCGATAAGGGACTATTTACCAAGGAATTAGAAGTCGCCATGGAACAAAACCAAGTAGACTTGGCGGTGCATTCCCTCAAAGATTTACCCACCAATCTACCCACAGGCTTAATTTTAGGCTGTGTTACCGAACGGGTTGACCCTGCCGATGCCTTAGTCGTCAATAAAAAGCATCTGGATAAACAACTCGATACCTTACCCGAAGGGGCGGTTATTGGGACTTCTTCCCTGCGTCGGTTGGCACAACTGCGTCACCACTTCCCCCATTTAACGTTTAAGGACGTGCGGGGAAATGTCAATACACGCCTCAAAAAACTCGATGAGGGAGAATATGATGCCATTATTTTAGCTGTGGCGGGATTACAACGGCTAGATATGAGCGATCGCATTCACCAAGTCATTCCTAGCGAGATCTCTCTCCACGCTGTTGGACAAGGGGCTTTAGGCATTGAATGTCGAGAAGGCGATGAAGAGGTGTTAGCCTTACTGAAGGTATTAGAACACGAACCGACGCGCGATCGCTGTTATGCAGAACGGGCTTTTTTACGAGAACTCGAAGGGGGGTGTCAAGTCCCCATTGGAGTGAACACCGAAATTGAAGGTGATACCCTCACCCTAACGGGAATGGTCGCTAGTCTTGATGGTCAAACCCTCTTAAAAGATACTATCAGTGGACCACGGGAGTCTGCTGAACAACTTGGCCGAGACTTAGCCAACCGTCTCAGGGAGGCTGGTGCTGGTGAAGTATTAGCAGCAATTTTTGCTCAAATTGAGCGAGGTTAA
- a CDS encoding peptide chain release factor 3: MSSELQTEIQEAVEKRRNFAIISHPDAGKTTLTEKLLLYGGAIHQAGAVKARRDQRKATSDWMEMEKQRGISITSTVLQFEYRNFQINLLDTPGHQDFSEDTYRTLAAADNAVMLIDAAKGLEPQTRKLFEVCRLRGLPIFTFINKLDRPTREPLELLDEIEQELGLKTYAVNWPIGTGDRFKGVFDRRHQGIHLFERRAHGSQQAQETAIKLGDPKIEAHLEQELYYQLKEELEILQELGGDLDLKELHDGQITPVFFGSAMTNFGVQLFLEAFLEYALQPEGRNSSVGVVDPTHPEFSGFVFKLQANMDPKHRDRVAFVRVCTGKFEKDMTVSHARTGKTVRLSRPQKLFAQDRESIEEAYGGDVIGLNNPGVFAIGDTIYSGTKLEYEGIPCFSPEIFAYLKNPNPSKFKQFQKGIQELREEGAIQIMYSTDDFKRDPILAAVGQLQFEVVQFRMLSEYGVETNLEPLPYSVARWVTGGWTALEKAGRIFNSMTVKDNWDRPVLLFKNEWNLNQVKADKPELGLSSTAPVGSGINE, from the coding sequence ATGTCGAGCGAACTTCAGACAGAAATCCAAGAAGCCGTTGAGAAACGGCGTAATTTTGCCATTATTTCCCACCCAGACGCAGGAAAAACCACTTTAACCGAAAAACTCCTACTCTACGGAGGAGCCATTCACCAAGCAGGAGCCGTCAAAGCCAGACGCGATCAGCGTAAAGCTACCTCTGACTGGATGGAAATGGAAAAACAACGGGGAATCTCCATTACCTCCACCGTTCTCCAATTTGAGTACCGAAACTTCCAAATTAATCTCCTCGATACCCCCGGACACCAAGACTTTAGCGAAGATACCTATCGTACCCTCGCCGCGGCCGATAATGCCGTCATGTTAATCGATGCAGCCAAGGGGTTAGAACCTCAAACCCGCAAACTGTTTGAAGTCTGTCGTCTGCGGGGACTTCCTATTTTTACCTTTATTAATAAACTCGATCGCCCCACCAGAGAACCTCTAGAATTACTCGATGAAATTGAACAGGAATTAGGACTGAAAACCTATGCCGTGAATTGGCCTATCGGAACAGGCGATCGCTTTAAAGGCGTTTTTGACCGCCGTCACCAGGGTATACACCTGTTTGAACGTCGTGCCCACGGTAGCCAACAGGCTCAGGAAACCGCCATTAAGCTTGGCGACCCCAAAATTGAAGCACACCTCGAACAAGAGCTTTATTATCAGCTAAAAGAAGAGTTAGAAATCCTCCAAGAGTTGGGGGGAGATCTGGACTTAAAAGAACTCCACGATGGCCAGATAACCCCCGTCTTTTTTGGTTCAGCCATGACCAACTTTGGCGTGCAGTTATTCCTCGAAGCCTTCCTAGAATACGCTTTACAACCCGAAGGACGCAATTCTTCTGTGGGAGTGGTTGACCCCACCCATCCCGAATTTAGTGGCTTTGTTTTCAAATTACAGGCCAATATGGACCCGAAACACCGCGATCGCGTTGCATTTGTGCGGGTTTGTACAGGTAAATTCGAGAAGGACATGACCGTTAGTCACGCCAGAACGGGGAAAACCGTCCGTTTATCCCGTCCTCAAAAGCTTTTTGCCCAAGATCGGGAGTCCATCGAGGAAGCCTATGGGGGGGATGTAATTGGGTTAAATAACCCTGGAGTCTTTGCCATTGGCGATACTATCTATAGCGGAACTAAGTTGGAATACGAAGGTATCCCTTGCTTTTCGCCTGAAATATTCGCCTATCTGAAAAATCCTAATCCGTCTAAATTCAAACAATTTCAAAAAGGTATTCAGGAACTGCGCGAAGAGGGAGCAATCCAGATTATGTACTCTACCGACGACTTTAAACGCGATCCCATTTTAGCGGCTGTTGGACAGTTGCAGTTTGAAGTGGTGCAGTTTCGGATGTTAAGCGAATATGGGGTAGAAACGAACCTAGAACCGCTTCCCTACAGTGTTGCCCGTTGGGTAACAGGAGGATGGACTGCATTAGAAAAAGCTGGACGCATCTTTAATAGTATGACCGTTAAAGATAATTGGGATCGTCCCGTCTTATTGTTTAAAAATGAATGGAATTTAAACCAAGTTAAGGCAGATAAACCCGAATTAGGCTTAAGTTCTACTGCCCCCGTTGGTTCAGGAATAAACGAATAA
- the queC gene encoding 7-cyano-7-deazaguanine synthase QueC translates to MVDNSMIHQSKAVVLLSGGLDSATSAAIALSQGYHLIALSLRYGQRHEKELAAAKNIAKALDITEHYIVEVNLAQWGGSALTDTALTLPQGGINPNIIPSTYVPGRNTVFIAIALSLAEAKGATAIFLGINAVDYSGYPDCRPDYLQAYQRLANLSSKAGIEGHAPQLIAPLINDSKVDIVRRAVSLGVPIEDTWSCYQGGEKPCGLCDSCRIRDRALIEAGYPELATFG, encoded by the coding sequence ATAGTTGACAATTCTATGATTCATCAATCTAAGGCGGTTGTTTTGTTATCTGGGGGGTTAGATTCTGCTACTTCGGCCGCGATCGCTCTTTCTCAAGGTTATCATTTAATTGCCCTTTCTTTGCGTTACGGTCAACGGCACGAAAAGGAATTAGCAGCAGCGAAAAACATCGCTAAAGCATTAGATATTACTGAACATTATATCGTAGAGGTTAATCTTGCCCAATGGGGGGGATCTGCTCTGACGGATACTGCTTTGACGCTTCCCCAAGGGGGAATTAACCCTAATATTATTCCTTCTACCTATGTTCCAGGGAGAAATACGGTTTTTATTGCGATCGCTCTTTCTTTAGCGGAAGCAAAGGGGGCAACGGCCATTTTTTTAGGCATTAATGCGGTGGATTATTCGGGTTATCCTGATTGTCGCCCAGACTATCTTCAAGCTTATCAAAGATTAGCGAATTTGTCTTCAAAAGCAGGTATTGAAGGTCATGCACCTCAATTAATTGCTCCTTTGATTAATGATTCTAAGGTCGATATTGTGCGTCGTGCTGTTAGTTTGGGGGTTCCTATTGAAGATACTTGGTCTTGTTATCAAGGAGGTGAAAAACCCTGCGGTTTGTGTGATTCTTGTCGTATCCGCGATCGCGCTTTAATTGAGGCTGGCTATCCTGAATTAGCAACTTTTGGGTAA
- a CDS encoding DUF4327 family protein, translating into MTRTIQSQVRYSIEVIQEEACQLVHQGLLHRQQPIYTLCKYIPASEWPNVECELERYDYLLRDRIIDLLNHETWTQD; encoded by the coding sequence ATGACCAGGACAATTCAATCTCAAGTTCGTTACTCTATAGAGGTGATCCAAGAGGAAGCTTGCCAATTGGTACATCAAGGACTGCTGCATCGTCAACAACCTATCTATACCCTGTGTAAGTACATTCCTGCCTCTGAATGGCCAAATGTAGAATGTGAGTTAGAAAGATATGATTATTTACTTAGGGATCGGATTATTGACTTGTTAAACCATGAAACATGGACTCAAGACTAG
- a CDS encoding DUF2288 domain-containing protein, giving the protein MEDLKTRLNQDLAEIEWKDLIPHAQRDAIIIVTKDLDILEVAVAIAQDNTDAVQHWISEALIDKPSSEQLTIWNADPSVVFKTLILQPFVLIQLSVNSKPCQE; this is encoded by the coding sequence ATGGAAGATCTGAAAACTCGCTTAAATCAAGACCTCGCAGAGATTGAATGGAAAGACCTAATCCCCCATGCTCAACGGGATGCCATCATTATTGTTACCAAGGATTTAGACATTTTAGAAGTAGCAGTAGCCATTGCTCAAGATAATACCGATGCGGTACAACATTGGATTAGTGAAGCGTTAATTGATAAACCCTCCTCAGAACAATTAACCATCTGGAATGCCGATCCCTCCGTTGTTTTTAAAACCTTAATCCTACAACCCTTTGTTTTAATTCAATTATCAGTCAACAGTAAACCGTGCCAAGAATAG